The following is a genomic window from Cervus canadensis isolate Bull #8, Minnesota chromosome 25, ASM1932006v1, whole genome shotgun sequence.
TCCCCAATAAGCAGGGGGTGAGAGCTTTTAAagatagggtggggtggggtctatgtgtagaaacagcacagtcatctctaacAGTCCTCTttaaattggtcatcagtggtctgaccagcatcatcttgatcattttaggtacagttaatcttcagctccagggtcagtttgttcccatttctttgcggTCAGTTCTTAGAATTAAGGTAGCTCATGTCCTGGGTACGGTCTGGTCATAACGTAGTTATCTTCTCCACCTGGGGTTTTGGTATACATAAGACAGcccacaggatatggctcagaatactaTCTATAGCCCttcagaaagaactaaaggtccttgactatgcttaagggctacattattaatatttaggttcctttgactgttttcctttgtttcagcatttctcacttctctgattaaacttattttttgactaaagtttttcACAGGCAATAGGCAGGCAGAGGATATGGGGGGCAGGGCAAAGACCATACTTTCCTGCTCCATTTCgctagaactggacctggaatcTTAGAGGGTGGGGCCTATTATTCCTCTTTGTCTGAACAACACATGCGCCAGTGCTCTGCGCACTGAAATCTCTGAGCTAGAATAAACACAGAATCCTTAAGTTAAAAGGGTTGTGTGCCCCTTAAATCTGCCCGTGGCCACAGGGTCTACAGCAGCCTCTCTACACTCTAGTGAGTCCCCAAATCTCTTTGGAAAGTATACAGAACAAGGTAATGGCATATTTGGTCCCGGTCTGTATTTTTAACATCAAGCAAGTTTtctctggactttcctggtggttcagtggtaaagaacccacctgcaatgcaggagacgcgtgttccatccctgggtcaggaagatcccctggagaaggaaatggcaacccactccagtattcttgtctgggaaatcccatggacagagaagcctggtgggctacagtctatggggtcacagagtccaacaggagttagtgactaaacaacaacagtaagttGTCTCCACTGTGTGAATTGACAAAGGGCACAGGATGAAGACCATGAAGGACTCCGCCAACTGTAAGTGCTCACTTTCCTCGTGTGCAGGGCCTTTCAGGACCGCAGCCCCTCGATGCATGACTCCCCTCAGCCTGTGGGGCCAGGAGTACGTTAGGAATATGGAGAAACCaaggggctgggagggcagggagctCTGGTTGGTCCCACTCcgctcccccctgcccccaccaccaaGAGCCCTGGTGAGCTCACGTCTGCAGTAACCTCACTGCTCATAACCAGATGCTCAGATAACCTTGGATGCCAGGCACAGGTGAGAAGTGATGGGTGGCTCCTCAGGAATGTGCTGCCCAATTAAAACAGCCACCCGGATGGCCGTGGCGGATGCTGAAACTACTCCCCCAGGCAGTGCAGGCCAGGCTCCAGGTGAGGTCATTCCGCAGGCATTTATTGAGGGCCTACCACACACCAGGCTTGGGCTTCgagctgggtgctggggagacaAGGAGGAATAGGAGGGTACAGTCTGTCCCAGACAACAGGCTGTCAGAAAGCCTCAGGGGTTCTGCTGGTTAAACCCCCAGACCCCCTTTATATTCCCCAGCAACCTGAGCACCGGTTTTCCTCACATGGGCTCAAGCCCTTAGCCTGGCTCCCTTCCTTTACGAAGCATCCAcagccctcagtcttcccctGGCCTTCTCTTCTGCTGCCTTCCTCACCCTCCCTGCTCCTGGGACAGCCTGGATTCCCTCTGCAGTGTCCATCCCTAGTGCGGACATTAGGCTCACTGCCCCTTGCCCTTGGCAGGCTTCCAGCAGAAGCCACGAAGTGAGGCTCCATGTGACCGAAGGATGGGCTCATTCCCCAGATGCCCCAGGTGAATTCCCTGTGAAAAGAGGATCTTCAGATGGGAACACCAAACTTGGAATATGGGCCTCGGACAGGCAAGGGGCCTCCCTCTCTCTAAAGGCCCGTGCCCTGAAGGCAGATGTTAGAAGATAATAGAAACCTGAGGATGGCCTACATGGTGTTTGTAGCAGCAGTCAGACTGCCTTGTGAAAATCCAGGCTTTCCCTTCAACTAGCTCCATGTCTGTATCTTTTAAGACTGCACCTCACTATGGGAAAgacacgtgtgtgcacacgtgcacacacaccacaATTTGTAGAGGTGGGGGTGgttatttttctcatgtaatgAAAAGTCAGAAGGAAGGTAGTCCAGAGCCTGACTGTGGTTCCAAATGTCATCAGCCACCTGAGCTCTTTTAATCCCTCTACGCAGCCTTCCTTAGCACACACTTCTTGCCTCATGGGCAGAAGACGGCTGCCCCATCTCCAACATCAAGTCCAAACTCCAAACAGGAAGAATAAGGTCAAAGCACCAGTTGAATCTTCATCCCTTATAAGGAGCTTTCCTGGAAGTCCCACACATCTCATTGACTCAAACTGTGTCATATGGCAAGTAAGGTGGGGAAATGTATTTTTCACTGAATATACTGCTGCCTCCAACGAAATCAGAATTGTGTAAAcaaggaatgtaaattggtataaagGTTGGATGGAGAGAAGTGAAGAACAATTTCATGAAGGAGAAGGTGTGGGCCAGAAATGGAAAAAGAGGAGCAGTGGCTCCTTGTTGTTCCTGACAAATAATCTTTGCTTGACCAAACTTTAGTCAGGTTCCTGAACCTTTTCCCAGGTCCATCTGTGCACTTATTATAAAATCCAGTTTTGGCATGAACCCTGATAAATCaaggcttccctcgtagctcagtcggtaaagaatctgcctgaaatgcagaagacacgggttcaattcctgggtcaggaagaccctctggagaaggaaatggcaacccactccagtattcttgcctggagaatcccatggacagaggagcctggcggactacagttcatggggttgcaagagtcagacatgatttggcAACTCAACCAACACCACCTGATAAATCACCTTAGCAGGAATCCCAGGCCCTCAAAATCTGATCACCTTCCATATCTGATTGGATTCCTTGTCCTCCTCCAACCCCCAGGTGAAGTCTAATCACCATGGCCTGTCTGTAGCAAGAATCCTGTTAGGTCTGTTTAGCCAGGATTCCCCTAACCCATGATGCCgtctcttagtaattttccatccactgacccTCACCTGCTCCTTGGCTCTAAGTTCCCACTTGCCCTGCTGTGTTCAGACTTGAGCCCAGTCTCTCTGCCCCATGGCAAGACCCCATCGGTAGCAGCCGTCCCACACCCATCACTGTATCCCCCCTTGAGTAAAGTCTGCCTTACTGTCTTCAGTGTATCACTCCGTTTTTTTCTATAACATTTGTTACTCTAAATGTTCTGTGGGCTGACTGTGGCCAGTAATTGGCAGGTGGCTAGAGAGCGGCAGGGACATCAGCCTTCCTCACAAGAGAAGGAGCAGAGAGGGATGGAGGTGGCACGGAGCGCACAGGTCGCTATTTTCACTCCCCATTGCAGGGCACGCCCCCAGTTCAGAatctctcctctccccagcaTCATCTTTATAATTTCATGTGGTTAATTTCATCTgcttcggagaaggaaatggcagcccactccagtattcttgcctggagaatcctgtggccagaggagcctggtgggctgctgtccatggggtcgcacagtcagacacgactgaagcgacttagcagcggcagcagcagcaatgtctGCTTCTGCGGCAGGTGAAGCTCCACCAGGCAGTCTCTACAGAGAAACTCGCCCTTTAAAAAGTGTCCTCTAACCCCTCAcgtgcatggtgtgtgtgtgtctgtctgtctgtctctaggGCTGGGGACGCCCTGAAGCAGGTTGAGGGCAGGTTCTGTGATGCATCTTTCTACCCTCAGCGTCTTCACAACTTCTGTGCTCAAAGATTAGCTGAGAATGGTTTTGGCTGCCAGCGCTTTCCGCCTCCCTCTTCATCTGGAGCCTTCACTCGACCCTTCTCTGGAACCTTTCCCAGTGTTTCTGGGGGACCGCGGAGCATCTCCACTGGTCCACCAGCTTCAAGCCCCGAGAGGCGCCGCTCGCCACCCCGCGCCGCTCTCCTCTCTCTGCTGCCCTCTATCGGCGCCGCCGGCTGGGCTTCGAAGAGCGCACGCGCGCGCTCACGCCTGCGTCCCCGAGCCGGCTCGCGCGCCGAGTGCATGCGCACCGGGTGCGTGCAGCTCTAAACACTCGGCAGGCAGGTAAACCCGCGGCATCCGGCGGGAGGCAGGAGGGTCCGGCCCGGAGAGGAGCTGCCGGTAGTTCGTGTCCTGCAGGTCTGGGGTCTTCGGCGTTCGCTCCCGCCTGGGCGACTCTGGTGGGCTCGGAGCGCGCTTTTTGACAAGGGGCGTGAACTGGGCCCGCCTCCTGGAGCTGGGGGCGGAAGAGTGGGGACTCTCTGAGGCCTGTTATTAATTTGGGGCTTGTTGTTTGTCCGGGAAGGTTTTTTTCTAGGAAGACACAGAGTTTGCAAGTAGCAGACAGAAGGGGTGAGCCTGGACCTCTTGGGAGCTGGGGTGCCCCGATTCCTGGGGCGATGAGGAGCTGGGCAGATTGGCGAACGTGGCCCCTGTTCCCCCAGGCTATGTGTTGAGAGTCGGTGGTGGGTTAGGGAGCCCTAGTAGAAAATGAGGGGCTTGGTAGAAATTATTCAGGTGTTTGGGATCACACTCGGGAGGGGAAATTGGTCATTTTTGTGTTACACTTTTCGCATAGAGATGCACAGCCAGTAACACGCACTCACTTGCCTCTTTGCATCCTAGGACATGACACAAGGCGCACATCCTGGCCATGGGGTCCCCTCATTCTATCTATGCTCACCGGCCTTTCAGCAAGCGAAGGAAAGCAGATGACACTGAGGATTCTCTGGCCGAACGGGAGCAGCAGGAGGCCATTGCTCAGTTCCCCTATGTGGAGTTCACCGGGCGAGATAGCATTACCTGTCTCACGTGTCAGGGGACAGGCTACATTCCAGGTGAGAGTCTTTGGTGATCATGGTAAAAGATGATTCCACAAGGAGAATGCCAGGATACCCACAAGACTTCTCCTCTCTCCCAGACTGAACTTTTTTCCTTGCAGCAGTTCCACGGTCACAGACCATGCCCTGAGTAGGAGTCAGCTCAGCTGGATTCATAAACTTGGGCAGGTTCCACAGCTTCTCTGGGTTTCCCGATATTTGAAAGGCTTACTTTTCTTCACTTTCACTCCTCTGTTTGTTGCTTCCTTGGTTTGGAACACGTGGTTTGCTCTACATTCTGCAGTTTGACAAGTACATTTCTCCATTGCTGGCACTCAGGGCCTGGCATGGCTTtgtgggggaggaggagcagaCACCATCTTGGAAGCTTCTATTCAAGGAAGCAGATAGTGAATCATTAACAACCtaaggtctgaaaaaaaaaaaaaatcaagttgggGGAGAAAAACATGCCCAGGACTGGAGCCTGGATTGGGTATAGAATTATCCATCACTAAGTTGGCTCTCAAAAAGTCTTAGCAGTGTAGATGGAGGGTCACAGAGGTTTAAAGTTGGTAAAAATCTTAGAAATCATTCAATCCAAAGCCTTCATATTATAGATGAGGACACAATGGCCTAGAGAGGTAATGACTTAGCAGTTCATAACCGTGTCTCAGCTCAAGGCCATGCAGTAAAGCCAGAACGAGATCcgagatttcttcttcttcttaatatttatttatttggttgctctgggttTGTTGCGGCATGCAGCATCTTGaattgcggcatgtggaatctcgttccctgaccagggatagaacccaggccccctgcattgggagcacccAGTCTCAgtcactgaaccatcagggaagtcctgagatccTAGATTTCTCAGCTTCCATGTCAGCGCTCTGGCAGCGCTGATAGATGTTTTGTAATTTGTAGTACTCTCTGcagatttgtttgtttcttgttcaTGAGACCCAATATGTGAAACGAGTATCTTAGAAACAAATAATCCCGGACGAGTATATGTTGTGACAGGCTACTGTGTATGTGAAGGAAAGTACTGTCACATGTgggatttattttataaaaattgtcaATTGTTTCTTTTCTAGAGCAAGTTAATGAGTTGGTGGCTTTGATCCCTCACAGCGATCAGCGGTTGCGTCCTCAGAGAACGTGAGTCATCTGAGTCTCGCCTGTTAATGCCTACAGCAGTCCCTAGTCCTTTTTTCTGTGCATGAATGCCAGTTCACTTTTGGAAAATGTTATCTATTCTTGTAAAACTCCCCACTTCCTTTAATACTTTTTGCTCAAGCAAGATGTCTCTGTCTTCATCGCaacctggggaaggaaacttGAAGCTAGAAACATTCTGAGGGCCGAGGCTCAAGTGAAGGAGCTGAATTGGAAGGAATTGGAGAAGAGGGTGtcctggcagaggaagagatgtttgTGTCCACACAGTTCCTCTCATCAGCTTCTTTTCCCAGATTGCAGACCGCATTCAGAGGGCTTTGAAAGCCTTCTCCCGCTCTACCCCTTCTTGCCTGGTTTGCGATTCCTGGCCCTGTGCAATTTCTTGTCCCTCCCCTCCTCATTCCTGGTTTTGCGTTTTATCTCGACTCGTTGGCCCTTGATATCTGACTTCCAGGGTTGGTTGTGTACTTTGTCATTTGCAGTAAGCAGTATGTCCTCCTGTCTGTCCTGCTCTGCCTCCTGGCGTCCGGTTTGGTGGTTTTCTTCCTGTTTCCACATTCAGTCCTCGTGGATGATGATGGCATCAAAgtggtaaaagtcacatttaATGAGCAGAGGTCCCTTGTCATCCTCGCCATCACGGTAAGATTAGGGCTGCCCTTCCTGGGTTGTGCACCTGCAAGTCTTGTACCCAGGACACTTAACGTGTTTCCTCACTGGCACTGACGCAGGCCACCCTGAAAATTAGAAACTCCAACTTCTACTCCGTGGCGGTGACCAGCCTGTCCAGCGAGGTTCAGTACATGAACACTGTGGTTGGATCGTACATGACAACTAACATCTCCCACATTCCACCTCGGAGCGAGCACCTGGTATGCCTGCTTTTAGGAGCCTGGCCCTGCTGGGCTGTGGAATGCTGTTGCCTCgttcctttcctctccctctcctcattTCTACTGGTAGGAACTAGTTGATGAGGAAGATCTGACAAGCTCTATAATTAtgaaaaattagggaaaaaatcaGCTAAGAATTAAGTGTTACAGAAACAAGAATTTGTAGGAGAAAACAATTCACCAACAATCAAGAAGAGGCCTTATGATAATCTGGGGCCCACTGACCTCTCAAAAGGGAAGAGGTGGGATGTTTTGTTAGAGGCGTATGATCTTAGGATTAGTGACAATCTGggggaaatattttatatgtgataGAAGAATGCTCTCAGGTTCTTGGGTTGCTAGTAATAGAATTGTTCTGTGTCAAGCTTGCCTGGCCACGGACTGACTCTGGTGTCTTGTTTTCAGGTGAATTTTACTGCAAAGGCCGAGATGGGAGGACCATATTCCTATGTGTAGTAAGGACAGTGttctctatatgtgtgtgttttatgggATGAAAGGGGTTCTGAGTTGAGCTCAATTGAGGGGAGCTGGTCCTGCCTAAATTTTCAGCCTTTTAGCCTCTAAGTTCGctatcttgagattttttttggaGGGTGTGGTATTTGATATGTGACTCAAGTGCTCAGATTTCTGAAAAGAGAACATTAGGCCACTAGAAACATTTCCAAACTCCAGCATTTGTgatgggcattaaaaaaaaaaaaaaaaacaaaccaagaagATAGTGATGGGGGAGGATGGAAGAACACTGTGGAGACCCAGAACCAGTAAGCCAGGACAGTGCTTAGGCCAGGAGGGCTGGTGTCGGGCAGGGGAAGCACCCAGATGGGGCTGACTGCTCCTCCGTTTGACAGGGTAACTCAGCATTCCTGctgattctccttttttttcccctcaaattaaAACACTTAAACTGACCAtttctttgtttgttgtttgaCAGCTTCTTCTGCACGTTACCCTATATCGGAGTGCACAACATAGTGGTCTTCATTCGGTATGTTGCTCATTTCTTTGTGCCCAGGGCCTGGACTGTCAGGCCACGTGAGCGGGCCAGCTTTGCTTGAGAGCCTATGGGACCCACAGGCAAAGAGATTATGCTGGGAGCACCGTAGGCTCAGTCACGGCAGAGCCCTGCTGTCCTCTGGATGCAGTGTCCAAGTGTCACCAGACTCACAGGAAGCAGTTAGATAAAGAATTTTCTCCATAAAATGGGGTCAAGTTGTGTGATCGCTGTAGAATCCTCATGGGACAAGTAAAGGCTTTCTCAAGGCGTAAGCCCAGGGCATCCAGCCAGACTTACTCTCTAACCGCACAAATTACCACATGTCATGGACCTGTAGGGTTATTTTTAGAACCGTAACAATTAAATTTGCAAGTGACAAGGGCCTGCTGCAGACATTTGAAATATGAGGATTTAGAGTAGGGTTTTTTAGCcttggcactgttgacattttgggccAGACAGTTCTTTGTTGTGAGGGGCTGTTCCGTGTATTATAGGGGTGTTTTACAGCATCCCTGGCCCTTACCTGCTAGAGGCTTACCTCCTCCCCCGCTCAGCTGTAACAACCCCAAATGTCTAGACACTGCCAGAAGTTCCCTGTGGGGTAAAAATGTCCCCAGCTGAGAACCACTTATTTAGAAGGTCATCTCAGGGCAAAGAGTCTCTGGGGATATGAAAAGATCCTCTGACTTCCTGGTTGTGTAACCATGAAGACATGCATCTGAGACCTGTGTGTTATCGCCTGAGCTTGCAAGAATTTATTTAGGCAATCTCTCTTACTTAATTTATCTCAGAAACAGAATTAAttcttctcagttttattttccctAGAACTTCGGTGAAGATTTCCTACATTGGCCACATGACCCAGAGCTCCTTGGAGACACATCACTATGTGGATTGTGGAGTAAATTCCACAACTGTTTAGAAACTGCTCTCGGTTCTTCCATGGCAGCACCTGTCAGAAGAGACACAGCTTCTCTTCCCAGGACCTGAACCCTGTACCTGCTCCAAGTGGTAGAACCAGAGGAGAAATTGGTTCTCTCAATCCCCAGCCACTTGGGAGGAAAAGTCCTCCCTGTAGCACCATTGACCTTTCTCAGAACCAGCAGGATCACTGCCTCGCACCTAGCCGATGCCAAGCAAATTAGTAGGCACTCAGAGAAGGTTTGAGGAGTTTGATTGAGACCTTTTCAGctgtttggggaggggggtggcgtTATAAATTGAAACCATACCACGGTTCTAGGTTATCAGACGATACAATGATACGGAACTAGGACTGTCAGTGCAGCTGCAGAAGGGGCCTCTGCACAGAAACAGCAGCAGGGAGGGAGCATTTGAATACATTGA
Proteins encoded in this region:
- the TMEM106C gene encoding transmembrane protein 106C produces the protein MGSPHSIYAHRPFSKRRKADDTEDSLAEREQQEAIAQFPYVEFTGRDSITCLTCQGTGYIPEQVNELVALIPHSDQRLRPQRTKQYVLLSVLLCLLASGLVVFFLFPHSVLVDDDGIKVVKVTFNEQRSLVILAITATLKIRNSNFYSVAVTSLSSEVQYMNTVVGSYMTTNISHIPPRSEHLVNFTAKAEMGGPYSYVYFFCTLPYIGVHNIVVFIRTSVKISYIGHMTQSSLETHHYVDCGVNSTTV